The following proteins come from a genomic window of Candidatus Methylomirabilota bacterium:
- a CDS encoding SPOR domain-containing protein encodes MRGERGRGRHGPGRAQWIALLTASALIMGLTFALGVLVGRQWSRPAAMTASAEAGARKTIPPGKRGGLSSTDVEPVPSVDQKLTFYQTLTAPLGRSGADAHASPRHEDKAKTVAAPVTPKAEPIPSPPPPSRSTSHEETLVEKPAPTEAKSGAETAKAAAEASGPWSVQAGAFKTRVQADGLEKQLRQAGFDAYVTQISGEDGQIRFRVRVGTFKSKAEAQRMADRMRAERSVAAFVAPK; translated from the coding sequence ATGCGAGGCGAGAGGGGACGCGGGAGACACGGGCCGGGGCGGGCCCAGTGGATCGCCCTCTTGACGGCGAGCGCCCTCATCATGGGGCTGACCTTCGCGCTGGGCGTGCTGGTGGGCCGTCAGTGGAGTCGACCCGCCGCCATGACGGCCAGCGCCGAGGCGGGCGCCAGGAAAACCATCCCGCCCGGCAAGCGCGGCGGACTATCGAGCACCGATGTCGAGCCGGTGCCGTCGGTGGATCAGAAGCTCACCTTCTACCAAACGCTGACCGCGCCCCTGGGTCGGAGCGGGGCCGATGCCCATGCCTCGCCGCGCCACGAGGACAAGGCCAAGACGGTGGCCGCGCCGGTGACTCCGAAAGCCGAACCCATCCCATCGCCGCCCCCCCCGAGCCGGTCCACGAGTCACGAAGAGACTCTCGTCGAGAAGCCCGCGCCGACGGAGGCCAAATCCGGAGCGGAGACGGCCAAAGCCGCGGCGGAGGCGTCGGGGCCCTGGTCCGTCCAGGCGGGCGCCTTCAAGACTCGCGTGCAGGCCGATGGCCTCGAGAAGCAGCTCCGCCAGGCGGGCTTCGACGCCTATGTCACGCAGATCTCGGGCGAGGACGGACAGATCCGCTTCAGGGTTCGCGTGGGCACGTTCAAGAGCAAAGCCGAGGCCCAGCGCATGGCCGACCGGATGCGCGCCGAGCGCTCGGTGGCTGCCTTCGTCGCGCCCAAGTAG
- the argS gene encoding arginine--tRNA ligase, which produces MQNSITELLSKLLRDALVKAGLPVPDDMIWEVPREESHGDYATNVAMALARPARKAPREIAEAIRKNFPVSPMVSKLEAAGPGFLNVSLASDWCAEALKEILAAADGYGTSQTATSGRGLLEFVSANPTGPLVIVNARAAAVGDALARILRSQGMAVECQFYVNDAGNQFEALARSVDVRLRQALGETVELPENAYPGEYLVDLVKDWLATDATGMRAVAHRPEAERVELLGRQAVASMVAGQRQVLESYGTRFESWRHEQGDVRNAGLPERAIAALTAAGHTYEQDGALWFRSTSFGDDKDRVLRKSDGELTYFAVDIGFHHFIKFGQADVVIDLLGPDHHGHIPRMKAAMQALGHPPDRLEFLVVQLVTLLRDGEPVRMSKRRGEFVLMDELLEEVGRDAARFTFLTRRHDSPLDFDLAVATRQSADNPVFYVQYAHARVSSLFRTAAEQTLVIPPWEHVDFRRLGLPEEQRLIKRLLQYPSLVAGAAHAREPHRVAYYLTELAGLYHPYYKAHRVITEDRELTLARLGLAAAVGQVVRNGLGLLGVSAPESM; this is translated from the coding sequence ATGCAGAACTCAATCACGGAACTCTTGTCGAAGCTGCTCAGAGACGCCTTGGTCAAAGCGGGGCTGCCCGTGCCGGACGACATGATCTGGGAAGTGCCGCGGGAGGAGTCTCACGGCGACTACGCCACCAATGTCGCCATGGCGCTGGCTCGCCCGGCCCGGAAGGCGCCGCGCGAGATCGCCGAGGCGATCAGAAAGAATTTCCCGGTGAGCCCGATGGTCTCCAAGCTCGAGGCGGCGGGCCCGGGATTCCTGAACGTGTCGCTCGCGTCGGACTGGTGCGCCGAGGCCCTCAAGGAGATCCTCGCCGCCGCGGATGGGTACGGCACGAGTCAGACGGCCACGAGCGGGCGCGGCCTCCTCGAGTTCGTCTCGGCCAATCCCACGGGCCCGCTCGTCATCGTCAATGCCCGCGCGGCGGCGGTGGGCGATGCCCTCGCGCGGATCCTGCGCTCACAGGGCATGGCCGTCGAGTGCCAGTTCTATGTCAACGACGCCGGCAATCAGTTCGAGGCCCTGGCGCGCTCCGTGGACGTGCGGCTCCGCCAGGCCCTCGGCGAGACCGTCGAGCTGCCGGAGAACGCCTATCCGGGCGAATACCTCGTGGATCTCGTCAAGGACTGGCTCGCCACGGATGCCACGGGGATGCGTGCCGTCGCGCACCGGCCGGAGGCCGAGCGTGTCGAGCTCCTCGGGCGCCAGGCCGTCGCCAGCATGGTGGCGGGCCAGCGTCAGGTGCTCGAATCCTATGGCACCCGCTTCGAGAGCTGGAGGCATGAGCAGGGCGATGTGCGGAATGCCGGGCTGCCCGAGCGGGCCATCGCGGCCCTCACGGCGGCCGGCCATACCTACGAGCAGGACGGGGCCCTCTGGTTCCGCTCGACCTCTTTCGGAGACGACAAGGACCGCGTGCTGAGAAAGTCTGACGGTGAGTTGACGTATTTCGCGGTGGATATCGGGTTCCATCACTTCATCAAGTTTGGGCAGGCGGACGTCGTCATCGATCTCCTCGGCCCCGACCACCACGGCCATATCCCACGGATGAAGGCGGCCATGCAGGCGCTGGGACATCCGCCGGACCGCCTCGAGTTCCTCGTCGTCCAGCTCGTCACCCTTCTGCGCGACGGCGAGCCCGTGCGCATGTCCAAGCGTCGCGGCGAATTCGTGCTGATGGACGAGCTGCTCGAGGAGGTGGGGCGTGACGCCGCGCGCTTCACCTTTCTCACGCGCCGCCACGACAGCCCGCTCGACTTCGATCTCGCGGTGGCCACCAGGCAGTCGGCGGACAATCCGGTCTTCTACGTCCAGTATGCTCACGCGCGCGTCTCCAGCCTCTTCCGCACCGCGGCCGAGCAGACGCTCGTGATTCCTCCGTGGGAGCACGTCGATTTCCGGCGGCTGGGCCTGCCCGAGGAGCAGCGGCTCATCAAGCGCCTGCTCCAGTACCCGAGCCTCGTGGCGGGGGCCGCGCATGCCCGCGAGCCCCACCGCGTCGCGTACTACCTGACCGAGCTCGCGGGTCTCTATCACCCGTACTACAAGGCCCACCGCGTGATCACCGAGGACAGGGAGCTGACCCTGGCGCGTCTCGGCCTGGCCGCCGCGGTGGGGCAGGTGGTCCGCAACGGACTCGGTCTTCTCGGCGTTTCCGCGCCGGAGAGCATGTAA
- a CDS encoding ATP-dependent metallopeptidase FtsH/Yme1/Tma family protein: protein MNSPFYKNLALWMVIGLIVIVLFNVFQASQPSRDKMVFSEFLKKVETGEVKEVLIRGKSVSGKLADGN, encoded by the coding sequence ATGAATTCGCCGTTTTACAAGAATCTCGCCCTCTGGATGGTGATCGGCCTCATCGTCATCGTCCTCTTCAACGTCTTTCAGGCCAGCCAGCCCTCGCGCGACAAGATGGTCTTCTCCGAGTTTCTCAAGAAGGTGGAGACGGGCGAGGTCAAAGAGGTCCTGATTCGCGGCAAGTCCGTGAGCGGCAAGCTCGCCGACGGCAAC
- a CDS encoding cobyric acid synthase, which translates to MTRARAIMLQGTGSHVGKTVLAAGLCRLLAQDGLRVAPFKSQNMSLNAHVTMDGGEMGWAQAMQAEAARVPARVEMNPILLKPRADATSQVVLLGKALRDMPAREYYRQAGRLWPAVRSSYATLARESDVVVIEGAGSPAEPNLMRRDLANMRVAAMAKAPVLLVGDIDRGGAFASLVGTMAILKPPDRRRVAGFVVNKFRGDAKLLAPALRDLERRARRPVLGVVPYLPDLALPEEDSVALEGRSLPRAVGPAVIPTVAIVRLPHIANFTDFAPLESEPDVRVVYARSPVEISDAALVILPGSKDTIADLRWLKSRGFGDALTAHIRGGGALLGICGGYQMLGRMVADPHGVESGGTEAGLALLPLSTTLEPLKVTRRVKARLLPDGPDFEAYEIHAGATRIESDVAPFCVVGGVPEGAVSRDGRVRGTYLHGLLEVGAARRSILEWAGAIPGGTTTGRDHRSRREAGYDRLAETLRKALDMGAVYQLLRLSGVS; encoded by the coding sequence ATGACTCGCGCGCGGGCGATCATGCTCCAGGGCACGGGCTCGCATGTGGGCAAGACGGTGCTCGCGGCCGGCCTGTGCCGGCTCCTGGCCCAGGATGGCCTTCGCGTTGCGCCCTTCAAGTCGCAGAACATGTCGCTCAATGCCCACGTGACGATGGATGGCGGCGAGATGGGCTGGGCGCAGGCCATGCAGGCCGAGGCGGCCCGGGTGCCCGCGCGGGTCGAGATGAACCCCATTCTCCTCAAGCCTCGCGCGGACGCGACGAGCCAGGTCGTTCTGCTCGGGAAGGCGCTCAGAGACATGCCCGCCCGGGAGTATTACCGTCAAGCGGGGCGGCTCTGGCCGGCCGTCCGCTCGAGCTATGCGACGCTCGCGCGCGAGTCCGACGTCGTCGTCATCGAGGGCGCGGGAAGCCCCGCCGAGCCCAATCTCATGCGTCGCGACCTCGCCAATATGCGCGTGGCGGCCATGGCGAAGGCGCCCGTGCTTCTCGTGGGCGATATCGACCGGGGCGGGGCCTTCGCGAGCCTCGTGGGGACCATGGCCATCCTGAAGCCTCCCGACCGTCGGCGCGTGGCGGGCTTCGTCGTCAACAAGTTCCGCGGCGATGCCAAGCTCCTGGCTCCCGCCCTGCGCGACCTGGAGCGGCGAGCTCGCCGGCCCGTCCTTGGCGTAGTCCCGTACCTCCCTGACCTTGCCCTGCCGGAAGAGGACTCCGTCGCCCTGGAGGGACGCTCGCTTCCGCGGGCCGTGGGGCCGGCAGTGATCCCCACCGTGGCCATAGTCAGGCTGCCGCACATCGCCAACTTCACGGACTTCGCCCCCCTGGAATCCGAGCCGGACGTGCGCGTGGTCTATGCACGGAGTCCCGTCGAGATCTCCGACGCAGCGCTCGTCATCCTGCCGGGCTCGAAGGACACCATCGCGGATCTGCGATGGCTCAAGTCGCGCGGCTTCGGTGATGCGCTGACCGCGCATATCCGTGGCGGCGGAGCGCTGCTCGGCATATGCGGCGGCTACCAGATGCTGGGGCGGATGGTCGCGGATCCGCACGGCGTCGAGAGCGGTGGCACGGAGGCGGGTCTCGCGCTGCTCCCGCTCAGTACGACGCTCGAGCCTCTCAAGGTCACGCGGCGCGTTAAGGCCAGGCTCCTGCCCGATGGACCCGACTTCGAGGCGTATGAGATCCACGCGGGCGCAACGCGCATCGAGAGTGATGTCGCGCCCTTCTGCGTCGTGGGCGGGGTGCCGGAGGGGGCCGTGTCGCGTGACGGGCGAGTGCGCGGGACCTATCTTCACGGCCTTCTCGAGGTGGGCGCCGCTCGCCGGAGCATTCTCGAGTGGGCGGGAGCGATTCCGGGCGGGACGACGACAGGACGTGATCACCGGTCGCGGCGGGAAGCCGGATATGATCGCCTGGCCGAGACCCTGCGGAAAGCGCTCGACATGGGCGCGGTCTACCAGCTATTGAGGCTCTCGGGAGTCTCTTGA
- the cbiB gene encoding adenosylcobinamide-phosphate synthase CbiB: protein MGLPFVNSIAVLLLAVAFDLLLGDPPNRLHPVSWIGKLISLGRSWAEPLPRDFLALYGVLLIVTVSVVTIMGALFAQALTNLLWWPFALGAQAWLLKCAFSIRGLVAAVWQVRDALAEGELAAARGAAGVHLVSRRTDDLDAGATAGAAVESLAENFTDSWTAPLCFYLVAGLPGAWLYRAVNTADAMIGYREGRLEQLGGASARLDDMLNWIPARLGALALCAGAWLGRESARGAWRMMRRDGGLTASPNAGQTIAAMAGALGVTLEKLGHYRLGDGPPPDVAAMDRAVRVFAGAAGVWLCVSLLMLRWLS from the coding sequence ATGGGTCTCCCGTTCGTCAATTCCATAGCCGTCCTGCTGCTCGCGGTGGCTTTTGATCTGCTGCTCGGCGACCCGCCGAACCGGCTCCATCCCGTCTCGTGGATAGGCAAGCTGATCTCGCTCGGACGGTCATGGGCCGAGCCCCTGCCGCGCGATTTCCTGGCCCTTTATGGCGTCCTCCTCATCGTCACGGTCAGCGTCGTGACCATCATGGGAGCGCTCTTCGCCCAAGCGCTCACGAATCTCCTGTGGTGGCCGTTCGCCCTGGGCGCCCAGGCATGGCTGCTCAAATGCGCCTTCTCCATCCGCGGTCTGGTCGCCGCCGTGTGGCAGGTGCGCGACGCGCTCGCCGAGGGCGAGCTGGCCGCGGCCCGGGGCGCCGCCGGCGTCCATCTGGTCAGCCGTCGGACCGATGATCTTGATGCGGGCGCCACGGCCGGCGCCGCCGTCGAATCGCTGGCCGAGAATTTCACCGATAGCTGGACGGCGCCGCTCTGCTTCTATCTCGTGGCGGGACTGCCCGGTGCGTGGCTGTACCGCGCCGTCAACACGGCTGATGCCATGATCGGCTATCGCGAAGGGCGGCTCGAGCAGCTGGGGGGCGCCTCCGCGCGCCTCGACGACATGCTCAACTGGATTCCCGCGCGGCTGGGGGCGCTGGCCCTCTGCGCGGGGGCGTGGCTCGGCCGCGAGTCCGCGCGGGGAGCGTGGAGAATGATGCGGCGAGATGGTGGCCTCACGGCGAGCCCCAATGCGGGGCAGACCATAGCGGCCATGGCGGGCGCGCTCGGCGTCACCCTCGAGAAGCTCGGACACTACCGGCTGGGCGACGGCCCGCCTCCCGATGTCGCGGCCATGGACCGCGCGGTGCGCGTCTTCGCGGGCGCCGCGGGCGTGTGGCTGTGCGTGAGCCTCCTGATGCTGCGATGGCTATCCTGA
- the hpt gene encoding hypoxanthine phosphoribosyltransferase, translated as MAQRPGRVLVSRAEIAARVAELGRAIGREHGQRTPLLVGVLKGAAIFMADLIRAIPVPVAVDFVGVSSYGSATRSTGVVRLTADLSSSIEGRNVILVEDVVDSGKTADYLRRNLETRDPRSLQVCTLLDKVERRQVEVPLDYVGFAIPDRFVVGYGFDVDGLYRNLPEIHDLEG; from the coding sequence ATGGCGCAGCGCCCGGGCCGGGTGCTTGTCTCGCGCGCGGAGATCGCCGCCCGGGTGGCCGAGCTTGGCCGGGCCATCGGGCGTGAGCATGGCCAGCGCACCCCGCTCCTGGTCGGCGTGCTCAAGGGCGCGGCCATCTTCATGGCCGATCTCATCCGGGCCATCCCCGTTCCCGTCGCCGTAGACTTCGTGGGCGTGTCCTCCTACGGCTCGGCGACGCGCTCGACCGGGGTGGTCCGTCTCACCGCGGACCTCTCCAGCTCCATCGAGGGCCGGAACGTCATCCTCGTCGAGGACGTCGTGGACTCGGGCAAGACCGCGGACTACCTTCGCCGGAACCTCGAGACGCGGGATCCGCGGAGCCTCCAGGTCTGCACCCTGCTGGACAAGGTCGAGCGCCGCCAGGTCGAGGTGCCGCTGGACTACGTGGGCTTCGCCATTCCTGACCGCTTCGTGGTCGGCTATGGTTTCGACGTCGACGGCCTGTATCGGAACCTGCCCGAAATCCACGATCTGGAGGGCTAA